Sequence from the Amycolatopsis sp. NBC_00345 genome:
GGACGCTGACGTCCGGTTCGCCTACGACGCGCGCGGCCGGGTGCTGTCCGAGTCGATCAACGGCCGGGTCGTGCACTCCCGTTACGACTCCCTCGGCCGCCGCGTGAGCCGCCGGACGCCCTCGGGCGCGGAGTCGGTGTTCGGCTACGACACCGTCGACCGCCCGACCGCACTGGCCACCGCCGGCCGCACGCTGCGGTTCGGCTACGACGCGGCGGGCCGGGAGACGGTGCGCAGGCTGGTGGGCGACACCGGGCCGGTGGCGGAACTGCGCCAGGACTGGACGCCCACCGGGCAGCTGTCGGGGCAGACGGTGCTCCGCGGCGCGGACATCGTGCAGCGGCGCGAATACGGGTACCTGCCCGACGGTTACCTCGCCGAGGTCGACGACCTGATCTCCGGGCCGCGCAGCCTCGACGTCGACCCCGACGGGCGGGTCCGCGCCGTGCGCGGCCCGCGCTGGCAGGAGAACTACGACTACGACCTGACCGGCGCCGTCACCGGGGCCGGCTGGTCCGGCGCGTCGGAGGCGGGCGGCTCCCGCGCCTACACCGGCACGCTGCTCACCTCCGCCGGCGCCACCACCTACGCGCACGACGGCGACGGACGCGTCATCGCCCGGGAGCGCGGCGGGAAACGCTGGACCTACGAGTGGAGCGCGGAGAACCGGCTGGTCGGCGTCCGCACGCCGGAAGGCGCCGTGTGGCGCTACCGTTACGACCCGTTCGGCCGGCGCGTCGCCAAGCAGCGCCTCGACCAGGCAGGCGGCGTCGCCGAACAGGTCGAGTTCGCCTGGGACGGGCAGCGGCCCGCCGAGCAGGTCCACAGTGGACCGGGACGGCCGCCGGTCGCCACGGTGTGGGAGTACGCGCCCGGCGTCGAGCTTCCGCTCACCCAGACCGAGCGCGTCCTCGGCGCCACCGGGCCGGAGCGGTTCCACGCGATCGTCGCCGACCTGGTCGGCGCCCCCGCGGAACTGGTCGACGAGACCGGCGCGGTGGCCGGGCACCTGCACACCGCGCTGTGGGGCCCGGTCGTCTCGGCCGGGGGAACGGCGGGCACCCCGCTGCGGTTCCCGGGCCAGTACCACGACGCCGAGACCGGGCTGCACTACAACCGGCACCGCTACTACGACCCCGAGACCGGGCGTTACCTCTCCCACGACCCGCTGGGCCTGATCCCGGCACCGGACTCCATGGCCTACGTCGACAATCCGACCGCCATGATCGACCCGCTCGGCCTGGGCCCGCAGCGGACGACGCCCTGCGCGGCCAAGGCCGCTGCCGCGAATGCGGACGGGGGAGCCGGGTCGAACCGTTTCCACCCCTACAGCCGAGGGCAGTCCACCCCGAAGCCGGGGAAACAACGCAAATACCCGGAAAGCACCTATGGCGACCGCAACGCCGAGCGCAAGCGCCTCGACAACAAATTCGACTACAAGATCGACGGCGACAGCACCCACCAGTCCGAGCACGTCGGCGGCTTCGACATCACGAACGACAACGGCGGCGCGAAGGGGGCGCGCACGGACAAGGACAACAAGCCCCTGGAGAACAACTCGTCGGCCTACTACGAGGACTGGGCCAACCACCGGTACCACCCGGGCACGGGCAAGGGCGGCGGCAACCACGAATCCGGGTTCACCAAGGGAGACGTGCGGGACGCGCCCAACACCAAGGAAGACAAGCCCGGCACCAAGCCCGAAGACAGCCTCGGCTACAACGACCGCCTCGGCTCCTACCGGTACGCCCAGCGCAAGGCCCTCGAGTCCAACGACCCGAGCACCGCGGTCCAGCTCAACCAGCTCGGCTACGCGCACCAGCAGGGCTTCCAGACCCCGGAAACGCTGAAGCAGCACGCGGACCCGCACAGCTTCTCCGACAAGATCTACCACGGGGACGATCCCAACCACACGCACAACCCGGACCACCCGCTCTACGACAAGGGCAAGGCGGACGCGGCGAAGGCCGAGCAGGACCGGCGGGACGCGATCGACAGCGAGTCGAACCTCCCGGGCCGGTCGGCGCTCGACGAGAAGAAGCGGATGCAGGTCGCCGACGACTCGTACCACAAAATGGTCGATGACATGCACCAGGGCGGCAAGGGCATGCGGTACAACCCGAGGCCGTTCGACGACGACGGCAATCCCATCCCCACCCCGCCCGGCGGCAGCAAGGTCGACGGCAGCTCGCACGTGACCACCAGGCCGGTCGACCAGTGGGACGCGGCCGAGATGCACGCGGCACGGGACGCGGCGCGCACCGGGAAGTGGCCGGGCGACGAGGCGTTCCAGTGGATGTACAAGGACCCGACGCCGGAGGACTGGGCGAAGCTGGAGCGCGGTGACTTCGACCCGCCGCAGGTCTCGCCGAACCGGCCGGGCAGCCCGATGGACGTGGACTGACCGTGGCCCGGGGCGGCCGGCCGGCAGGTGCCGGCCGCCCCGGACTCATCAGTGGGACAGCTCGTTGTCGATGAACGCGAACATCTCGTCGTCGGACGCGGTGGTCGTGTCCAGCGCCGTGGTGTCCGCTTCGTCCAATGTGGACATCACGCGCTGGAGCCTCGACCGGAGTTCGGCGCGTCCGGCTTCGTCGGCCGTGCCGAGTGCTTCGTCGAGAGACGCCAGCAGTGTTTCCAGCGACAGCGGTTCCGCGGTCTCGGGCTTGAGCGCCGCGGCCAGTGACCCGGCCAGCGCGGCCGGGGTCGGGTAGTCGAACGCGACGGTCGTCGGCAGCCGCAGGCCGGTCGCGGCACCCAGTTCGTTGCGCAGTTCCACCGCGGTCAGCGAGTCCAGGCCCAAGTCCAGCAGGCCCGTCTCGGCGCCGATCCGGGTGGCGTCCTGGTGGCCGAGCACCTTCGCCACCACCGCGCGCACCTTGTCGAGCACCAGCGGCAGCCGGTCGGGCTCGGCGGCCGCGGCGACGGCCTCGGCGAACGACGGGCCGTCCGCCGCCTTGGCCCGTTTCGCCGGGGCCCTGACCAGCCCGGCGAACATCGGCGGCAGCGTCCCGGAACCGGCCTTTTCCCGCAACAGCGCGGTATCCACCGGCGCGGGCACCACCACGGGGTGCCCGCCGGTGAGCGCGGCGTCGAGCAGCTTCAGGCCGTGGCCGGGCTCGATGGCGGTCAAGCCCAGTGCGGCCAGCCGCGCGAGGTCGGCCGTCGAGAGCGCGTCGCCCATCCCGTCGCCGCCCCACAGGCCCCACGCCAGCGAAACCGCGGGCAGGCCGTGGCCGGCACGGTGCCGGGCCAGTGCGTCGAGGAAGGTGTTGGCGGCCGCGTAATTGGCCTGGCCGCCGGTTCCCAGCACCCCCGCCACCGAAGAGAACAGCGCGAACACCCGCAGGTCCAGCTCCCGGGTGAGTTCGTGCAGATGCCAGGCGGCGTCGACCTTCGCGCGGGTCACGGTGTCGAACCGGCCCGGGGTGAGCGCGCCGATCGTGCCGTCGTCGAGCACCCCCGCGACGTGCAGGACACCGACCAGCGGACGAGCCGCGGGCACGCCGGCGAGCAGCGCGCGCACGGCGTCCCGATCGGCCGCGTCACAGGCCTTCCACGTCGCTTCGGCCCCCAGCTCGGTCAGCTCCCGCACCAGCTCGACGGCCGCGGGGGAGTCCGGGCCGCGCCGTCCGGTGAGCAGCAGGTGGCGGGCGCCGTGCGTGGTGACCAGGTGCCGGGCGGTCAGCCGGCCGAGCGCGCCGCCCGCGCCGGTGATCAGCACGGTGCCCTCGGACAGGTCGAGCGCTTCGCCGTGGGGCACGCGCAGCCGGGTCAGCCTCGGTGTGGTGGCCGTGCCCGCGCGCAGGGTCGCCTGGAAGACCTGCGTGGCGAGCAGTCCGGGCAACGCGCGCAGCGACTCGGTCGTGCCGTCGAGGTCCACCAGGCCGAAGTTGCCCGGGTTCTCCGTCTCCGCACTGCGGATCAGGCCCCACAGCGCCGAGCCGGCCAGGTCGCCGCCGGTCAGCACGACCAGCCGCCCGGTGCCGGGGCCGGCCGCGAGCCAGGTCTGCGCCGCGGCCAGCAGCGCGTGCGTCCCGGCCCTGGTCGAGCCGGCGACCTCGGATTCCGGCGGTGCGGCGACGTAGAGCAGATCGCCGGAACGGCTCGGATCGGTGGCCAGCGCCTCGGTGACGTCCACGTGGGTGGGCACTTCCCAGCCCACGGTGGCGGCCGCCGCGGCGAAACCCGCCGCGCCGGGGCCGACGGCGACGAGCGGTGCGGCCAGTGATTCGGACGGTGACTCGGGCAGCGGCTGGGACACCCAGTCCAGGCCGAGCAAGCCCGTGACCGAGGCGTTCATCGCGGAAGCGTCCGGCTCCCGCACGGTCAGCGCGTCGACCACCGCGACCGGTGAGCCGCCAGGGCCGGCCAGGAGCAGCTGGTACGTGTCCGCCCCGGTCGGCCGCAGGCGCACGCGCAGCGTGGTGGCGCCCTCGGCGAAGACCCGGATTCCCGACCAGGAGAACGGAAGCCGGACGACCCCGGCCGCGGTCGCCGCGCGGGCCAGCGGGTGCAGCGCCGAGTCCAGCAGCGCGGGGTGCAGGACGAACCCGTCGGCCGCGGCCGGTGCCTCCTCGGGGACCGTGACCTCGGCGAGCAGGTCGTCGCCATCGGTCCACAACGCGGTCAGCCCTTGGAACGCCGGGCCGTAGCCGTAACCGTGATCGGCGAGTTCGGCGTACAGGCCCTCGATGCCGACAGCGGTCGCGGTCGGCGGCGGCCACTCGGTGAGGGGCTCCGCCGTGAGATCGTCGTCGCCGAGAGCACCGGTCAGGTGCTGGGTCCATTCGGTCTCGCCGCTCACCGGGTCGGTCTGTCCGGAATGGACGGTGACGGCCCGGGAGCCGTGCTCGTCGGGGCCCGCCACCGTCAGCCGCACCGGGACGCCGCCGGTTTCCGGCAGCAGCAACGGGGTCTGGAGGATCAGCTCGGTCACCGACGCCAAGCCCAGCCGGGCCGCGGCCCACGCCGCGAGGTCGGCCAGCGCCGCGCCCGGCACCAGCACCGATCCGCCGATGGCGTGGTCCGCGAGCCACGGGTACTTCGCGAGCGACAGCTCCCCGGTGAAGACCGTGCCACCGTCGTCCGGCAGTTCGAGCGCCGCCCCCAGGAGCGGGTGGTCCACCGTGCCCAGGCCCAGTCCGGTCGCGTCGGCCGGCACCACCTGGCTGTCGATCCAGAAGCGCTCCCGCTGGAACGCGTAGGTCGGCAGCTCCGAGCCGGCCCCGCGGCCGAGGAACCCGGCCCAGCCGACCGCCGCGCCGCGCAGGTGCGCCGACACGACGGCCGTCGTCGCGGTGACCGGTTCCGGCCGGTCCCGCCGCAGCAGCGCGGCGGCGTGCACCACGGCGTCGTCCGGCAGGCAGCCGGCGACCGCGCCGGTCAGCACCGCGTCCGGCCCCAGCTCCAGGAACCGGGTGACGTCCTGGTCGTGCAGCGCCCGGATGGCGTCGAGCAGCCGCACCGGACGGCGGACGTGGCGCACCCAGTGCGCCGGGTCGGCCAGTTCGGCGTCCGAGGCCGCGGCCCCGGTCAGCGTGGAGACGATGGGGATCCGGGCCGGGTGGAAGGTCAGGCCGGACACCACCGCCTCGAACTCGGCGAGCATCGGCTCCATCAGCGGCGAGTGGAACGCGTGGCTCACGCGCAGCCGCTTGGTCTTGCGGCCCCGCTCGGCGAGCTGCCCGGCGAGGGCCGTGACCACGTCCTCGGCTCCGGAAAGGACAGTCGAGTCAGGACCGTTCAGCGCGCCGATGCCCGCGGCGTCTTCGTGCCCGGCCAGCAGCTCCAGCACCTCGTCCTCGGTGGCCGCGACGGACACCATCGCTCCGCCTTCCGGCAGCGCCTGCATCAGCCGGCCCCGGGCGCAGACGAGCGTCGCGGCGTCCGCCAGCGACAGCACCCCCGACACGTGGGCCGCGGCGATCTCGCCGATGGAGTGGCCCGCCAGGAAGTCCGGGCGGAGGCCGGCGTGTTCGAGCAGGCGGAACAGCGCCACTTCGACGGCGAACAGTGCCGGCTGCGCGAACTCCGTACGGGACAAGGTCTCCGCGCCGTCGGGGTCGGCGACGAGCGCCCGCAGCGACCGTCCCAGCAGCGGGTCGACGGCCGCGCAGACCTCGTCGAACGCGGCGGCGTACTCCGGGCTCGCCGCGGCCAGCTCCAGCCCCATGCCGGGACGCTGGCTGCCCTGCCCGGTGAACAGGAACGCGGTCCGTCCGGCCAGCGCGGTGACTCCCGGCGTGCTCCCGTCGGCGATTTCGGCGAGGTCGGCCAGCAGCTCTCGCGCGTCGGTGCCGACGACCGCGGCGCGGTGCTCGAAGCGGGACCGGCCGGCCGCGAGCGTGGCGGCCACCGCGACGGGATCGGTGTCCATTGTGGTCAGATGCGTGTGCAGGCGTGCGGCCTGAGCCCGCAACGCTTCCGGGGTACGGCCCGAAACGATCCAGGGCACCGCCGGCGGCGGCGAGGCGACGGCCGGGTCCTCGGCCGGCTCGGGCTGCTCCAGGATGACGTGGGCGTTGGTGCCGCTGATACCGTACGACGAAACGGCGGCGCGGCGCGGCCGGTCCACGTCCGGCCACGCTTCCGCGCCGGCCAGCAGCCGGATCGAGCCCGCCGACCAGTCGACGTGCCGGCTCGGCTCGCCCAGGTGCAGCGAACGCGGCAGCACGCCGTGCCGCATCGCCAGCACCATCTTGGCCACGCCGGCGACGCCCGCGGCGGCCTGGGTGTGGCCGATGTTGGACTTCACCGAGCCCAGCAGCAGCGGCCGGTCCGCGGTGTGGTCCCGGCCGTAGGTGGCCACCAGCGCCTGCGCCTCGATCGGGTCGCCCAGCCGGGTCCCGGTGCCGTGGGCCTCGACCGCGTCGACGTCGGCGCCGCTCAGGCGGGCGCTCGCCAGCGCCTGGCGGACCACGCGTTCCTGGGCGAGGCCGTTGGGCGCGGTGAGGCCGTTGGACGCGCCGTCCTGGTTGATCGCCGAGCCGCGGACCAGCGCCAGCACCCGGTGGCCGTTACGACGGGCGTCCGAGAGCCGTTCGACGAGCAGCATGCCCGCGCCCTCGCCCCAGCCGGTGCCGTCGGCGGAGTCGGCGAACGCCTTGCACCGGCCGTCCGGCGACATCGCGCGCTGCCGGCTGAACTCCAGCAGCGTCGCCGGAGTCGCCATCACGGTCACCCCGCCGGCCAGTGCCAGGTCGCATTCGCGGTTGCGCAGTGCTTGCGCCGCAAGGTGAAGCGCGACCAGCGAAGACGAGCAGGCCGTGTCGACCGTGACTGCGGGCCCCTCCAGACCCATGGTGTACGAGACGCGGCCGGACGCGACGCTGCCGGTGCTGCCCGAAACCAGGTACCCCTCGTAGTTCGGTGCCGCGCCACGGCCCTGCAGCCGGCCGCCGTAGTCGTCGTACATCACGCCCGCGAAGACGCCGGTGCGCGAGCCGCGCATCTTCTCCGGGTCGATCGCGGCGTGCTCGACGGCCTCCCACGCGGTCTCCAGCAGCAGGCGCTGCTGCGGGTCCGTGGTGAGGGCTTCGCGCGGGCTCATGCCGAAGAACGCCGGGTCGAATTCGCCCGCCTGGTGCAGGAATCCGCCCCGGTTGGCGATCGACGTGCCCGGCACGTCCGACTCCGGCTGGTACAGGTCCTGCGGCCAGCCGCGGTCGACCGGCAGCTCGGAGGTGGCGTCGACTTCTTCGGTGACGAGCCGCCACAGGTCCTCCGGCGACGAGACGCCGGGGTAGCGCAGGCCCATCCCGACGATCGCGATCACGTCGTCATCGGTGTCCGAAGCGGGCTTCGCGGCCGAGGCGACCACGTCGTCGCTCGCGCCGAGGACCTCGTCCAGGACGAACTTGGCGAGCGAGCGCACCGTCGGGTGATTGAAGGTGACCGTGGCCGGCAGCCGGGTCCCGGTGGCCGTGCCGAGCCGGTTGCGCAGGTCCACCGAGGTCAGCGAATCGAAGCCGAGTTCCCGGAAGGCCCGGTCCTCCTCGACCGGGCCGGAGCCCGTGTGGCCGAGGACTTCGGCGGCCTGCCCGCGGACCAGGTCCAGCACCGCCGCCGCGCGTTGTTCGGCGGGAAGACCGCGCAGCCGGGCGGCGAACTGTGCACCGGGCGCGGCCTGAGCCCGCCGGCGCGGCTTGGCCATCGACCGCAGCACCGCGGGCAGCTCCGGCCCGTCGGTCAGCTTGGCCCGGTCGACCCGGGCGGTGACCAGCGCCGGCGCGGAGTGCGCCAGCGCGGCGTCGAACATGGCCAGGCCTTCTTCGGCGGAGATCGCGGCCACGCCGGTGCGCGCGAGCCGGGCGCGGTCGGCGTCGTCGAGCGTTCCGCCCATGCCGCCTGTGCCGCTGTCGGTGTCCCATAGGCCCCACGCCAATGCGGTCGCGGGGAGCCCGGCGGCGTGCCGGTGGTGGGCGAGGGCGTCCAGGAAGGCGTTCGCCGCGGCGTATCCGGCCTGGCCGGCGGTGCCGACCGTGCCGGCGATCGAGGAGAACAGCACAAACGCGCCGAGGCCGAGGTCCGCGGTGGCCTCGTGCAGATGCCAGGCGCCGACGGCCTTGGGCCGGAAGACGGCCTCGTTGCGTTCCCGGGTGAGGGCGGAGAACGCACCGTCGTCGAGGATCCCCGCGGTGTGCACGACCGCGGTCAGCGGCCGGTCGGCGGGGATGCTCGCGAGCAGCTCGTCCAGCGCGGTGCGGTCGGCCGCGTCGCAGGCCTCGACCCGGACGTCCGCGCCCAGCTCGGTGAGTTCGGCGAGCACGTCGTCGCCGCGCCCGGATCGGTTGGTGAGCACCAGGTTCCGCGCTCCGTGGCGTTCGACCAGGTGGCGGGCGACGAGGCGGCCGAGTGCGCCGGTGCCGCCGGTGACCAGCACGGTGCCGTCGCTCCAGTCCGGGGCGGACGGCCGCGGTTCCGGGGCGGCGTCGGCCAGCCTCGGCACGGTGACCACGTCGCCGTGCACGGCGGCCTGTGGTTCGCCGGACGCGATCGCCCGCTGCAGGGCGTCGGCTGACGCGTCTTCGGCGCGGGCGATCAGCGTGATCCGGTCCGGG
This genomic interval carries:
- a CDS encoding SDR family NAD(P)-dependent oxidoreductase, giving the protein MVANDTDRVPGSDEPVAWPMSADSGEALAGLAEAVRAHVLAYPALSAASIAASLGARAHAGHRAVVVGRDRAELVAGLDAVVAGEASPAVVRATALPVGPPVLVFPGQGSQWAGMGVELLDSTPAFAAAMESCDAALAGHTGWSVIDVLRGAGGAPALDGVAVVQPVLFAVMVSLARFWESAGLRPAAVIGASQGEIAAAHIAGALSLDDAARVVALRAQALATIAGDTGMLSVPLPPETVEQDLTGHPGITVAAYNGPSATVVAGPSAQLAELQESYAARSVRARTVNIDYASHSAQVEPIHERLLADLADIAPHDTEVPFFSTVTGTSLTGGGLDAGYWFRNERSPIRFEAAFTAALAAGHRLFIEVSPHPVLTIGAQQILAEREDAAVIPTLRRDQGTTRLLTSVAAAHAHGAAVDWPAVMTPAPVVDLPTGTAARVTGRDPLAVVLSAVATVLGQPAADPALTFRELGFDSLAGVEFGEQLAAVTGRRIPATLVFDHPTPAAVAAWLAGGSRPAAAPLSRRDDRDNTDEIVIVGMGCRYPGDVRGPESLWQLVADGTDAISEFPTGRGWDLDALYDPDPDHAGTSYTRHGGFLHDAGTFDADFFGMSPREALATDPQQRLMLTTAWETFEHAGIDPRGLGQTRTGVFTGVMYHDYGARLDPAPAGFEGFLLAGNTAGVVSGRIAYTLGLEGPAITVDTACSSSLVALHLAARSLRDGESDLALAGGVTVLATSHIFREFSRQRGLSPDGRCKSFSDAADGTGWAEGAGLVLLERRSDAIRHGHRILAVLKGSAVNSDGASNGLTAPNGPSQARVITDALAAAGLTGSEVDVVEAHGTGTTLGDPIEAQALLATYGQDRDEPLLLGSLKSNIGHTQAAAGVGGVIKMVQAMRYGVVPRTLHAETPSTKVDWSAGSIELPAEARPWPTADRARRAAVSSFGISGTNAHVILEAPSPRETEPPQPVPGLVPWVLSARTPEALAEQAARLQAAAALDPVAVGRTLATGRTRFDHRAVVFGTTAAEFTAGLTALAEGRTSPDVVTGTAAGGKVAFLFSGQGSQRAGMGRDLAEREPVFAEALAQVCAAVDEHLGRPLLPIILAEDSTQLDRTEFTQPALFAVEVALYRLACSRGLVPDLLLGHSIGELAAAHVAGVLSLADAAKLAVARGRLMQAAPEGGAMIAVEATEAEVAAAIAELGGGVDIAALNSPASAVLAGDPDRAEAVAQLLAGRGRRTKRLRVSHAFHSAHMDGVLAEFERIAAEADWREPEIPVISSVTGAPAGELTSPAYWARQIRSTVRFADGVRELAEAGATVFVEIGPSAAVTPAVAETLDTTAIAFVRSPETEATDWIRALGTAHAAGAEVGFSTVFPAAPPVALPTYPFEETTYWLAPVTSAGTAALGLDPAAHPLLGADVRLAAAGGAVFTGLLSRESAPFLVDHTVAGAVLVPGMAWVELAAFAGERLGTPVVEELTLRAPLVLTETGAYRLQVLISGERDGRREIEVHSRPAAEPDAEWTLHASGSLNAEATTAAPPFPWPPSGATRLSDGFYSTLAELGYDYGPAFQCVVDAWRDGEDLYAEARLPEGVDSGAFTIHPALLDAALHVVVLGSPDPAKPLVPFAFSDVHLSGGATAIRVRARPTGEPDQVSLTVTDQNGAEVAQIRAMTLRPTAAAALRAPADSLLEVRWQPITAPSAEPAGSVAVLGEVPPGWPAYPELATVDGATPDIIVARLSVPHAKKAIAAALALVQDWLADDRFAGSRLVVVTPETTDLATAAAWGLLRSAQTENPDRITLIARAEDASADALQRAIASGEPQAAVHGDVVTVPRLADAAPEPRPSAPDWSDGTVLVTGGTGALGRLVARHLVERHGARNLVLTNRSGRGDDVLAELTELGADVRVEACDAADRTALDELLASIPADRPLTAVVHTAGILDDGAFSALTRERNEAVFRPKAVGAWHLHEATADLGLGAFVLFSSIAGTVGTAGQAGYAAANAFLDALAHHRHAAGLPATALAWGLWDTDSGTGGMGGTLDDADRARLARTGVAAISAEEGLAMFDAALAHSAPALVTARVDRAKLTDGPELPAVLRSMAKPRRRAQAAPGAQFAARLRGLPAEQRAAAVLDLVRGQAAEVLGHTGSGPVEEDRAFRELGFDSLTSVDLRNRLGTATGTRLPATVTFNHPTVRSLAKFVLDEVLGASDDVVASAAKPASDTDDDVIAIVGMGLRYPGVSSPEDLWRLVTEEVDATSELPVDRGWPQDLYQPESDVPGTSIANRGGFLHQAGEFDPAFFGMSPREALTTDPQQRLLLETAWEAVEHAAIDPEKMRGSRTGVFAGVMYDDYGGRLQGRGAAPNYEGYLVSGSTGSVASGRVSYTMGLEGPAVTVDTACSSSLVALHLAAQALRNRECDLALAGGVTVMATPATLLEFSRQRAMSPDGRCKAFADSADGTGWGEGAGMLLVERLSDARRNGHRVLALVRGSAINQDGASNGLTAPNGLAQERVVRQALASARLSGADVDAVEAHGTGTRLGDPIEAQALVATYGRDHTADRPLLLGSVKSNIGHTQAAAGVAGVAKMVLAMRHGVLPRSLHLGEPSRHVDWSAGSIRLLAGAEAWPDVDRPRRAAVSSYGISGTNAHVILEQPEPAEDPAVASPPPAVPWIVSGRTPEALRAQAARLHTHLTTMDTDPVAVAATLAAGRSRFEHRAAVVGTDARELLADLAEIADGSTPGVTALAGRTAFLFTGQGSQRPGMGLELAAASPEYAAAFDEVCAAVDPLLGRSLRALVADPDGAETLSRTEFAQPALFAVEVALFRLLEHAGLRPDFLAGHSIGEIAAAHVSGVLSLADAATLVCARGRLMQALPEGGAMVSVAATEDEVLELLAGHEDAAGIGALNGPDSTVLSGAEDVVTALAGQLAERGRKTKRLRVSHAFHSPLMEPMLAEFEAVVSGLTFHPARIPIVSTLTGAAASDAELADPAHWVRHVRRPVRLLDAIRALHDQDVTRFLELGPDAVLTGAVAGCLPDDAVVHAAALLRRDRPEPVTATTAVVSAHLRGAAVGWAGFLGRGAGSELPTYAFQRERFWIDSQVVPADATGLGLGTVDHPLLGAALELPDDGGTVFTGELSLAKYPWLADHAIGGSVLVPGAALADLAAWAAARLGLASVTELILQTPLLLPETGGVPVRLTVAGPDEHGSRAVTVHSGQTDPVSGETEWTQHLTGALGDDDLTAEPLTEWPPPTATAVGIEGLYAELADHGYGYGPAFQGLTALWTDGDDLLAEVTVPEEAPAAADGFVLHPALLDSALHPLARAATAAGVVRLPFSWSGIRVFAEGATTLRVRLRPTGADTYQLLLAGPGGSPVAVVDALTVREPDASAMNASVTGLLGLDWVSQPLPESPSESLAAPLVAVGPGAAGFAAAAATVGWEVPTHVDVTEALATDPSRSGDLLYVAAPPESEVAGSTRAGTHALLAAAQTWLAAGPGTGRLVVLTGGDLAGSALWGLIRSAETENPGNFGLVDLDGTTESLRALPGLLATQVFQATLRAGTATTPRLTRLRVPHGEALDLSEGTVLITGAGGALGRLTARHLVTTHGARHLLLTGRRGPDSPAAVELVRELTELGAEATWKACDAADRDAVRALLAGVPAARPLVGVLHVAGVLDDGTIGALTPGRFDTVTRAKVDAAWHLHELTRELDLRVFALFSSVAGVLGTGGQANYAAANTFLDALARHRAGHGLPAVSLAWGLWGGDGMGDALSTADLARLAALGLTAIEPGHGLKLLDAALTGGHPVVVPAPVDTALLREKAGSGTLPPMFAGLVRAPAKRAKAADGPSFAEAVAAAAEPDRLPLVLDKVRAVVAKVLGHQDATRIGAETGLLDLGLDSLTAVELRNELGAATGLRLPTTVAFDYPTPAALAGSLAAALKPETAEPLSLETLLASLDEALGTADEAGRAELRSRLQRVMSTLDEADTTALDTTTASDDEMFAFIDNELSH